The DNA window CGAGGAGGCTCCGGACGCTCCGGAGTACGTGGAGGTGGAGTTCCACCAGGGCGACCCCGTGGCGGTAAACGGGCAGAGGCTTTCCCCGGCGGCCCTGCTGCAAAAACTTAACGAGATCGGGGGGCGGCATGGGGTGGGCCGGGTGGACTTGGTGGAAAACCGCTTCGTGGGCATGAAGTCCCGGGGGGTCTACGAGACCCCGGGAGGGACGATCCTCTACCACGCGAGGCGGGCGGTGGAAAGCCTCACCCTGGACCGGGAGGTCCTGCACCAGCGGGACCAGCTTTCCCCCAAGTACGCCGAGCTCGTCTACTACGGCTTCTGGTACGCCCCCGAAAGGGAGGCCCTCCAGGCCTACTTTGACCATGTGGCCCAGGGCGTCACTGGCGTGGCCCGGCTCAAGCTCTACAAGGGGAACGTCTACGTGGTGGGGAGGAAGGCCGAGAAAAGCCTCTACCTCAAGGACCTGGTCTCCTTTGACGAGGAGGGGGGCTACGACCAGAAGGACGCCGAGGGCTTCATCCGCATCCAGGCCCTGCGCCTAAGGGTCAGGGCCCTGGCGGAGAGGCGGGGCCATGGCGCATAGGACCTGGGGTGGGCGCTTCGGGGAGGGGCCGGACGCCCTGGCGGCCCGGTTCAACGCCTCCCTCCCCGTGGACCGGGCGCTTTGGCGGGAGGACCTCTGGCAGAACCGGGTTCACGCCCGGATGCTCAAGGAGGTGGGCCTCCTCACCGAGGAGGAGCTTGGGGCTATCCTTTGGGGCCTGGACCGGATAGAGCAGGAAATAGAGGCGGGCACCTTCCCCTGGAGGGAGGAGCTGGAGGACGTCCACATGAATCTCGAGGCCCGCCTCACCGAGCTCATCGGCCCCCCGGGAGGCAAGCTCCACACCGCCCGGAGCCGCAACGACCAGGTGGCCACGGACTTAAGGCTTTTCCTGCGGGCCGCCATAGACGAGCTCCTCGCCCTCCTTTTGGAGCTCCGGCGGGTCCTGGTGCGGGAGGCAGAAAGGCACCTGGACCCTCCCTACGCCCTCCCCGGCTACACCCACCTGCAAAGGGCCCAGCCCGTGCTCCTTGCCCACTGGTTCCTCGCCTACTACGAGATGCTTAAGCGGGACGCAGGGCGTCTGGAGGACGCCAGGGAGCGCCTCAACGAAAGCCCCTTGGGGGCCGCGGCCCTTGCGGGGACGGGCTTTCCCATAGACCGCCACCTCACCGCCCGGGAGCTTGGGTTTAAGGCCCCCATGCGGAACTCCCTGGATGCGGTGGCCTCCCGGGACTTCGCCCTCGAGGTGCTCTCCGCCCTCAACATCGCCCAGCTCCACCTCTCCCGCCTCGCCGAGGAGCTCATCCTCTTTAGCACCGAGGAGTTCGGCTTCGTGGAGGTGCCGGACGCCTTCGCCACCGGGTCTTCCATCATGCCCCAGAAGAAGAACCCGGACATTCTGGAGCTCATCCGGGCCAAAGCGGGGAGGGTCTTGGGCGCCTTGGTGGGCCTTTCGGCCGTGGTGAAGGGCCTTCCCCTCGCCTACAACAAGGACCTCCAGGAGGACAAGGAACCCCTCCTGGACGCCCTCGCCACCTACCGGGATAGCCTGAAGCTTCTTTCCGCCTTGCTTCCTGGGCTGAAGTGGAACCGGGAAAGGATGTGGCAGGCGGCCGAGGGGGGCTTTGCCCTGGCCACGGAGCTCGCCGATTACCTGGCGGAAAGGGGGCTTCCCTTTAGGGAGGCCCACCACGTGGTGGGGAGGCTGGTGAGGAGGCTTGTGGAGGAG is part of the Thermus islandicus DSM 21543 genome and encodes:
- the argH gene encoding argininosuccinate lyase; translated protein: MAHRTWGGRFGEGPDALAARFNASLPVDRALWREDLWQNRVHARMLKEVGLLTEEELGAILWGLDRIEQEIEAGTFPWREELEDVHMNLEARLTELIGPPGGKLHTARSRNDQVATDLRLFLRAAIDELLALLLELRRVLVREAERHLDPPYALPGYTHLQRAQPVLLAHWFLAYYEMLKRDAGRLEDARERLNESPLGAAALAGTGFPIDRHLTARELGFKAPMRNSLDAVASRDFALEVLSALNIAQLHLSRLAEELILFSTEEFGFVEVPDAFATGSSIMPQKKNPDILELIRAKAGRVLGALVGLSAVVKGLPLAYNKDLQEDKEPLLDALATYRDSLKLLSALLPGLKWNRERMWQAAEGGFALATELADYLAERGLPFREAHHVVGRLVRRLVEEGRALKDLTLEELKAHHPLFAEDALPLLRLETALHRRHSFGGTAPEAVRERLLEAKQEVGLD